GCATCGCGTCCGTCGCCGTGTCGATGGACGCCGCCGAGCCCCGCCACTGGGAGACCGCACGCCTCGTGACCGACCACGTCGTGGAGTGGGTGGGGCGCACGCCGCTGGGCCGCCGGGTCGTGAACGTCAACGTCCCCGACTGCGCTCCGGGCGACCTCCGGGGGCTGCGCCAGGCGCCGCTCGCGAGCTTCGGGCTGGTCCAGGCGCGCATCCGCGAGAGCGACGACCGCAGCCTGACGCTGCAGTACTCGGGGACGGAACGGCACTCCGAGCCGGACTCCGACACGGGTCTGCTCACGCGCGGGTGGGCGACCGTGACGCTGCTGCTCGCGCCGTACGCCGACGCGAGCCTCGAGGTGCCCGGGCTCCCCGTGCCGTAGTCCGCTCAGGTGCGGTGCCCCCTGCGCGACAGCCGGTCCCAGAGCCGTCGGAGCGGGCTGCCCTCCTGCTCGGGGGGAGGTGGCACGGCCTGCGCACCGTGCACGAGCCACGCCTGCGCGTGCCGTGCGGCGTCGGCCGTCGACTCGCCGATCACGGGCCGGGCCTCGAACACCTCGATGCGATCGTGCAGCCGCAGGTCGATGACCTGCTCGAACTTCGCTGCCAGCACCGGGTCCACGCCGCTCACGTAGAGACGCCCGCCGTGGACGCCGAGCTGGTCGGCGTAGCGGGCGAGCACGGTGAAGGCCGTCGCGCCGAGGCTCGCTCGCCCGCGCAGCCGCAGGACGACGACGGCGTCCTGGGCGCCGGTAGGTTCGGGGAGCGTCGCCTCGAGGGAGCGGGCCCCCGCGTAGAACAGGCTGCCGTAGACGTCGAGCACCGTGACGGTCCCGCCGTCGAGACGGCGGGGCGCAGGCTCCTCGCGATAGCGCCCCTCCTCGACGGGGACGAGCCGCACGATGCGCAGGTCCTGGGACTCGCGGTTGGCCTGGAGCAGGATCGACAGGGCCGCGCCTATCCCGACCGCTGCCGCCACGGGCAGCAGCAACGTCGCGAGGAACGTCGTCGCCATGGCCACCTGCGACTGGCTGCCCGTGTGCCAGGCCGTGGCCATCGCGGACAGGCGGATCGACCCGACCGACGCGACCGCGAGCAGGGCTGCGAGGGTCGCCGAGGGGACGGCCCCCACCGGTCCCGACAGCAGGACGAGCACGACCAGCACCCACACGCCCGACATGACCCCGGCCCACCGGTCGCGTGCCCCCGCGGCGGTGCTGACCGCCGTCTGGCCCACCGAACCGCCGACGGGGATCCCGCGGAAGAAGCCCGCCGCGAGGTTCGCGACCCCCTGACCGACGAAGTTCCGGTCCGGGTCCGCGCGCCGCCCCGCGTTCGGGACCGACTCGGCGACGCCCGCCCCCTGGACGAGCACGATCGCCGCGACGGCGAAGGCTCCCACGGTCACGTCCAGCGAGAACACCGTGAGGTCGGGGACCGCGGGGACGGGCAGGCCGACGGGGATCGCGCCCGCGTCGCCCACGAGCTCCACGGACCCCGCTCCGACGAGCCAGACGCCCACCGACGACACGACGAGGGCGACCACCGCGGCGAAGGGCGCCAGCCGCGTCCGGGCGAGGACCAGCAGCAGGACGATCGAACCGGCGCCGACGACGAGCGTCGGCACGTCCCAGGAGCCGGGGGACCGCAGCACCTGGTAGGCCTGCTCGATCGCGAGCGACGCCGTCGGGTCACTGCCCGTGAGCGCGTCGAGCTGCCCGAGCAGGATGTTGACCGAGACGCCCGTGAGAAAACCGGTCATGACCGAGTGCGACACGAAACCGGTCAGTCGGCCCAGACCCGAGAGCCCCGCGACGACCATCACGGCGCCCGCGAGCGTCGTGAGGAGGATCAGGGCACCGAGCCGGTCGGCCGGGTCGATCTCCGCCAGCGCCGACCCGGCCGCGAGCGCGGCGGCGCTCGTGGTCGTGACGATCATGAGCTGGGAGTCGACGGTCAGGCCGCCGGCGATCCGGCCGACGGCCGTCGCGTAGAGGCCGTGGATCGGGTTGACCCCGACGAGCGTCGCGGCCGCCATGCCGTCCGGGACGCCGCCGACCGCCCCGGGGACCCCTGTCCCGGCCGAGCGCCAGAACGTCCCGGGTGCAGGGCGCACGCCGGCCCACCAGGCCTTCGCCGCGCGCACGGGCCTGACCCTCATCTCGGTGCCCTCCGCGCCTCAGCTCGCGCCCACGACGCACGAGCGGGTGCGCCTCCGTCGCGTCGAGGCTGTCACACGACCGCGACGACGGCGCGCCGAGGCACCGGCGCGGCCGCGCGCGTGCCCGCTCGTGTCGCCGTCGAGACCCACGTCACACCTTGCGGGTGCGCAGTCCGTGGGTGGCTGTAATGCTGCCAACATGTCACCAGCCAAGCCAGCCTCCCCCGCCATCGTCCGGCAGCAGCAGGTCTTGCGAGACAGCCTGCCCTTCCAGGACACCCAGGACTTCGACGACGTCTCCCGCGGCCTCCTCGGCCGACGAACACCGAACGCGGTCACTGCCACGGACGGTCGCGTCGTCTGGGACAACGACACCTACGACTTCCTCCAGGGCGAGGCCCCGGACACGGTCAACCCGAGCCTGTGGCGCCAGTCGCGGCTCGTCGCCACCCAGGGGCTGTTCGAGGTCGTCGAGGGCATCTACCAGGTGCGGGGCTTCGACCTCTCCAACGTCACCTTCATCGAGGGCGAGACCGGCGTGATCGTGCTGGACCCCCTGATCTCGACCGAGACGGCCGCGGCGGCCCTCGCGCTGTACCGCGAGCACCGCGGCGAGCGTCCCGTGACGGGGGTCGTCTACACCCACTCGCACGTCGACCACTTCGGCGGGGTCAAGGGGGTCACGACCCAGGAGGACGTCGACGCCGGGCGCGTCCCGGTCCTCGCCCCCGAGGGGTTCACCGAGCACGCCGTCTCGGAGAACGTCTATGCGGGCACGGCCATGGCGCGCAGGTCGGGCTACATGTACGGCGCGGCGCTCGCGCGCGGACCGCAGGGACAGGTCGGGGCGGGGCTCGGACAGACGACGTCGACGGGAACCATCACCCTCGTCGCCCCGACCGTGGACATCACCACGACCGGTGAGGAGAAGAGGGTCGACGGCGTCCGGATGATCTTCCAGATGGCCCCCGACACCGAGGCGCCGTCCGAGATGCTCGTCTACTTCCCGGACCACCGCGCGCTGTGCGCGGCCGAGGACGCGACGCACAACCTGCACAACCTGCTGACGCTGCGCGGTGCCGTCGTGCGTGACCCGCACGCCTGGGCGCACTACCTCACCGAGTCGATCGAGCTCTTCGGCGACGACCTCGAGGTCGTCTTCGCGTCCCACCACTGGCCCACCTGGGGCAACGAACGCATCCTCGAGTACCTGAACATCCAGCGAGACCTCTACGCGTACCTCCACGACCAGACCCTCAGGCTCCTCAACCAGGGGCTGACCGGGATCGAGATCGCCGAGGTGATCACGCTGCCCCCGGCGCTCGAGAAGGCATGGAGCACCCGCGGCTACTACGGCTCGGTGAGCCACAACGTCAAGGCCATCTACCAGCGGTACATGGGCTGGTACGACGGGAACCCGTCGAGCCTGTGGCGTCACCCCCCGGTCGAGGCAGGCAAGCGCTACGTGGCGCTCGGGGGTGGTGCGGACGCCGTGGTCGCCTCCGCGCAGGCGGCCTTCGACGAGGGCGACTACCGGTGGGTCGCCGAGATCCTGAACCACGTCGTCTTCGCCGAACCCGACCACGCCGGAGCACGCGACCTCCTCGCCGACACCTACGAGCAGCTCGGGTACGGGGCGGAGAACGGCACCTGGCGCAACGTCTACCTCTCGGGAGTGACCGAGCTGCGCGACGGACCCTTCGGCACCCCCACCGTCACCGGGTCCCGGGACATGGTCGCCCAGCTCTCCCCGGAGATGCTCTTCGACGCCCTCGCGATCCAGGTCGACGGGCCCCGGGCGTGGGACGAGAAGCTCTCGATCGACATCGTCCTGACCGACACCCACGAGCGCTACCGTCTGCGCCTGGCCAACGGGGTGCTCACCTACAACACGGCCGTCCAGAAGAGTCCGGCGGACCTCACGCTCACCGGGACCAAGCGCGCACTACCGGTCCTGGCGAGCGGGAACGTCACCCCGGACACGCTCGTCCAGGCGGGCATCGAGCTCAGCGGCGACTCCGCAGTGCTCGGCCGGCTCGCCGCCGTCCTGGACCCGGGCGACAAGGACTTCGCGATCGTCACCCCCTGACGGGCGGACGGGTCGTGCCGGTCGCCGCCCCGGCACCCGGCACGGCCTGACCGGTCCCGCGGACCAGGGCCCGCGGAACCGACCGAAGGACGACCGGGGCGAGGGAGGCACCTGCCGGCAGGACGGGATCGGACGGCGCACGAGGGCGTGCGTCGCACTGACGGGCGAGCGGAGGCACGGGGATGGGGAACGCGCGATCGAGGCAGCACCGGAGCGGGGGGAGGGCCCGGCAGCAGTGGTCCGTGCGGGCCCGCCGGGCCTGGGCGGCCACCGGCGCCGTCCTGCTGGCGCTGCCGCTGGCCCTCGTCCCCGCGATCCCGGCGGCCGCCGCCGACTGGGGCATCAGCAAGCAGGAGGTCTCGCAGGGCCCCTACGAACCCGGCGACGACGTCCAGTGGATCATCACCATCTCCTGCTCGGACCCCAACGCCGACCCGTGCACCAACGCCGTGCTCACCGATCCGTTGCCCGACGGCCTCGACCTCGTCGCCGCATCGATCCAGAGCGGCCCGCCGGGCGGCGAGATCGACGCCGACACCGGCACGAACACGGTCACCTACACCAACCCCGAGGTCTCGAACGGCGCGCAGGCGCAGATCATCGTCACCGCGCGGGTGTCCCCGGACCTGCCCTTCAGTGCCGACGGCGTGCCGATCACCAACACCGCGACCGTCGTGGCCGACAACGCGGCGCAGCAGCCCGCGTCGGACTCGATCACCCCGGTCGTCCCGCTCGTCCTCGGCTCGACGACGACCAAGGCGATCGACCCGCCGGGGGCGCTCGCGGCCCCGGGGACGACCGCGACCATGACGATCGGCGCGACGAACACCTCGAACGACCCGGTCGACACCCTGGTCCTCCAGGACCCCGTCGACCCCACGGCGACCCCCAACCCGTTCACGTACCTCGAGTACACGGGGACGGGCACGGTCGTGCTCCCCCCGAACGCCGACACCGTGACCACGCAGTACTGGGACGGCGACTCGTGGGAGACGCTCGACGACACGGTCGACCCGGCGACCGTGCAGGGCCTGCGCTACACGTTCAGCGGCGACATCCAGCCGGGCGCGACCGCGAGCGTGCCCGTGCAGGTGCAGCAGAGCGACGCGGTCGACGACCTCACGGACGCCACCACGATCACCAACGACGCCTCGTCGTACGTCACGCACACGGGCGCGCAGTCCACGGCCACCACGGCGAGCGACACGTACGTCATCACCCCGCCGGACAACAGCGTGGCGGCGTCCAAGAGCTTCTCGCCGACGACCGTGTCCGCGGGCGACCCGACGACGGTCACGATCGGGGCCACCAACACCGGGACCGCCGTCGACTCCCTGACGATCACCGAGCCCGCCCCCGGGACCGACAACCCGTTCGAGGGGGACGACCCGCTGACCTTCACCGGGTTCGGGCCGACGGGGGACGGCACGGGCGTGCAGTGGCCCTCGGGCGCGAACGGCGCGACCGTGACGTTCACGTGCGCCGACGGCTCGACCCCCGAGGTCGACGCGTCCGCTCCGAACACGCTCCCGAACCCCCCGGACGGGTGCGTCGTGGTCGGCTTCACCGTGGTCTTCACGGGCGACCTGCCGAACGGGGCGTCCGCCTCGATCCCGTTCACGGCCGACACCGACCCCGACCAGACGACCGACGACGTCACGCACACCAACACCATCGAGGCCACGGTGCCGAGCGCGGACCCGGCCACGGCCCCCGCGGACCTCGTGACCCTGGTCGACCGGTTGGCGACGAGCACGACCAAGCTCATGTCGCCCTCGACGATCCCCGCCGTCCCGGGGCAGTCCGTGATCGTGCAGCTCCCGTCCCAGCTCCTCCCGTTCGGACCGGACGGGTCGACGGCGAACGCCGACCAGGTCGTCGTCCAGGACCCGGTCGACCCGGCGAACCCCGGCGAGTTCTGGTCGAACTTCACCGCGACCGCGGTGCGCACGACCGACGTGCCGGCCGGCTCGACCCTGACGGTCAACTACTGGAACGGCAGCGCCTGGGTGCCGGCCCCGGCGTGCGGGCCCTACACCGGCCCGGCGACCGTGAGCTGCGAGCTCCCCGCCGGTGCCCAGGGCGTCCAGTTCGTCTACGACTCGACGGGCGACGGCTTCCCGCCCGGCACACAGTTCCAGCCCAACTTCACGGCCGACTACACCGGACCGGCCGACCGTGACACCCCGATCGAGAACTGCGGCGCGTCGAGCGCGTCGTCGGGCACGGTGGACCCGACCCCGCCCGCGCAGGGCTGCGCCTCGGTCGACCCGTTCCCCGTGGACGGTCCGGGCGCGCTCGAGTTCGTCACCAAGGACTTCCTCGGCGGCACCCCGCCCAGCGTCCTCGCCCGCTCGGACGACCAGGTCACGGCGCAGATCACCTGGTCCACCAACGGCTTCTCGGGCGTGGACCCGATGGTGATCTCGGACATCGCCGACCCGCAGAGCACCCCGATCGCGGGCTCGTTCTACGACGCGTTCGACCTCGTGCGGGTCGAGGCGATCGACACCACCACGGACCCGCTGATCTCCTACGACCAGGTGACGGGGGTCGAGCTGTTCATCGGGGGCACATGGGTTCCCGCGAGCGGCGACCCGTGCCCGTGCGTGGGGTCCTTCCCGGGGTACACCCTGACTCCGGCGGAGCAGGCGTCGGCGACGTCGGTGCGCCTGACCTACGAGGAGTCGCCCGACCGCACCACGACGGGGGACCCGACGGCTCCGCAGCCCGGTGACGGCGTGGCGCGCTCGACGCTCGCGGACGGTCGTCACCTCGACCTGACCTTCCAGGTCCGGGACGTCAAGCGTTCCGACCCGGCCGCCCCGGTGCTGGGCTCGACCCAGGGCACGCTCTACAACTCGACGGATCCCGGGATCGTCCTGGACACCGTGCGCGCCACCGGCACGTTCGACACGAACCAGTACACGGACACCGACACGGCCGACGTGCTGATCATCGACCAACCCCTCAACGTGACCGTCGCCAAGGACTGGACCGGCGGTCCCATCTCCGTGCCGCCGTCGGACACCCCGGCGCAGTTCTACCCGACGACCGACGTGACCATCGCCGGGACCAACGCGTCGGCCGCGAAGGTGAGCCAGCTCCGGTTGGTCGAGCCGGGCATCGCGACCTCGGGGGACGTGCAGACGGCGCCCGGGACCAAGCCGTTCGACGCGTTCACGCTGCGGGCGATCGCCCTGGAGCCCCCCGAGGGCGCGGAGACGACGACGGTCACGCTCACCTACCTGGGGGGCTCGACCGCGAGCTTCACCGAGGCCGAGGCCGAGGCCCTCACGACGGGTGACCTGGCTGACGTCGTCGGTGTCGTGACGTCGTTCGACGGTCTCGTGGCCCCCGGCGCGTCGGGCAGCATGGACCTCACGCTGCAGCTGCGCGAGAACGACCGGTACACCGCGGCGCCCGTGACGGTCGCGGGGTACAGCCCGGTGCCGGACGGCGCGGTCGCCACGATCGCCGACCCGGGCGGCACCGACCAGGACGTCCGGCTCGCGTACGACGACGCGAGCATGGTCCTGCAGGACGCGGGCATCGCGCTCGACGTCGGCAAGACCTTCGACCCGACGCAGATCGTCGAGCCGGGCACGGGCCCGGTGACGATGACGCTCAGCGGTCAGCCCCTCGGGCCGTCGCGCGCGGTCGAGATGGTTCTCGTCGACGACGACCCCCGGTTCTGGAACCAGTACGACTTCGACGCGTTCGCGGGCGCTGCGCTCACCGCGCCGATCCAGCAGGTGCGCGTCGACGCCTTCACGGGGGGCGAGTTCGTGACGGGCCCCGGCGGAGTCGTGGTGAACGGCGGCTCGTGGGTCCTGGGGGACGAGGTCGCCACGTTCGAGCTTCCCGACGGCGTGGCCCCGGCCGACGTGCAGGGCCTGCGGTTCACGTTCTCCCGGAGCGACGGGTCGATCTGGGAGAACCCCGCGAACCCGCTGCAGAGTGTGCCGATCTCGGTCGAACGCCGGGACCAGATGCGCACGGGCGGCCCGGTCCTGACCGACCTCGCGGCCAACGCTCCGGCCCCGGGCGAGAGCGCCCCGGGCGTTGCGACCAACACCGTGGACGGCACCGTGACGGGGGCGGACCTCGTCGTCGACCCCGGGTCCGGCGACCTGGTCCCCGTCTCGGCGACCGACACCGAGACGGCCCCGCTCGTCTACGTGCACGCCACCAACGGGGTGCAGGTGGTCAAGGCGTTCGACGGCGTCGTGACCGGCGGCACCCAGCCGCCCGACGCGACCTTCCCGATGAGCATCGCCGTGACGAACACCGGGAACCGGGCGATCGGCGAGCTCGTGGTCGAGGACGCCCCGATGCCGACGGACGCCCAGGGCGCCCAGCTCCGGCTGGCCGACGTGGACGACCCCTACTCCTACCTGCTGACCGGTCCGCCACTGGCCCCCGAGGAGGGCGACCCCCTGCCCGTCGACCCCGACGAGGTGACGGTCACCCAGACCGGGGACCTGCTCGGGCTCCGGTTCGCCTTCCCCGAGGGGACCGTGCTCGGGGTCGGCCAGACGTACACGATCACCGTCCTGGTGCGCTTCCGTGTGGGGCTCGCCCCGCAGACCCTGGTGACGAACACCGCGGGCGCGACGGCCGACCGTCCGTGGGACCAGTGCCAGACCCGGCTCGACGCGCAGACGGGTGCGTGCGAGGCGGACGCCGACGTGACGCCGATCCCCGCGGGGGTCCTCGCGCAGTCCAAGCTCGTGCGGGCGACGAACGGCGACGCGCTCGACGTCATCGTGGACCCGGCGTACACCGGCCCGCCGGTCGAGTGCACGCCGCTCCCGACGGGGCTCTACGCCTACCCGTGCACACCTGTCATCGCGCCGGGGCACGAGGAGACGTGGCACGTGCGCATCGACAACGTCGGCAACCTGCCGATGAGCAAGATCGTGGCGTACGACAGGCTCCCTGCGGTGGGGGACACCGGGTCCTCCTCGTCGACGTCACCGCGCGGTTCGCAGTGGACGCCGATCCTCACGAACGACCCGCCGCCCGCGCTCGTCAACGCACCGGAAGGCAGCACCGCGTCGTTCTCCTACACGACGGCCGTGGACTACTGCATGGACGACCTCACGGACCCGTTGGCCGAGCCGACCTGCCCGACGGACGACCCGGCGACGGGCTGGGTCCAGCTGACCGGCACCGAGGACGCGGCGCTGCTCGCGACGGTCACGGCGCTCAAGTTCGTCATCACGTTCCCCGACGCCGATCCCTTCCAGCCGGGGGAGTACGTCGCGATCGAGGGCACGACCCTGACCCCGGCCCTCGCGCCGGAGGCCGGCGACCGGTCGATCGCATGGAACTCGGCCGCCGCGTCCGCCGTCGTCGTGACGCCGCAGGGCAACCTCAACCTCTTGCCCACCGAGGGCACCAAGGTCGGTGTGGCCACGGCGACCGGGTCGCTCGAGGTGACCAAGCGGGTCGCCGGCGCGGGGGCGGCCAACGCCCCGGCCACGTTCGACCTGTCCGTCCAGTGCACGTCGGCACCCGGCACGCCCGTGGAGACCGTGCTCGACCCGATCCCGATCACGGTCGCGCGCAACACGCCGGTCACGGTGCCGAACCTGCCGTACGGCGCCGTCTGCACGCTCACGGAGGACGGGTCGGGCGGCCAGACCGAGCTGATCGTCGGCACCGTGACGATCGGCGAGTCTCCCGACGTCACGGCGATCACGGCGACCAACCGCTACGACCTCGCGAGCATCGAGGTCTCCAAGGACGTCGTGACGGACGCCGAGGACCAGGACGGTCAGCCGGTGCCGTTCGGCCCGTTCGAGGTCACGGTCGACTGCACCTTCCTCGGCGAGCCGGTGTACGCGACCGGGTACGGACCCGACGACCCGATGGTGATCGAGATCGAGGACGACCAGACGGTCGAGCTCGACGGGCTGCCCGTCGGCGCCGTCTGCACGGTCGAGGAGACCGGGACGGGCAACGCCTCGTCCGTCACGATCACGGTGACCCAGCATGCCGGCCCGCCCGTGACCACACCCGGGGCCTCCACGACGCTCACGCTGGGCGCCGACACCGACGATGGCGCGAGCACCAACGACGTCGTGCTCACCAACACCTACGACGTCGGCGGGCTCGACCTCCTCAAGGTCGTCGAGGGTCAAGGGGCAACGACGTACGGCGCAGGGCCGTTCACCCTCGCGGTGCGCTGCACGTTCGACGACGACGGCACGGGCCCGGGTGTCCCGCGCATCGTCTACGACGACACGGTCGTGCTCGGCGTCGGGGCGCCTCTCGAGGCGCAGATCGCCGACCTGCCAGCGGGTGCGGTCTGCGACGTGACGGAGCCCGACGACGGCGGCGCGACGTCGACGTCGATCGACCCCAGCCCGGTCACCGTGGCCGCAGGGACCACCGTCGCGGTCACGGCGACCAACACGTTCGACGTCGGCGCGGTCTCGGTGGACAAGGTCGTCGACGGCGAGGGCGCCGATCTCTACGGCGCGGGCCCGTTCACCGTGACGCTCACCTGTACGGCCGACGGTGAGCCGCTCACGGTCCCCGGCGGACCCACGCGCACGCTCGTGCCGGGGACGCCCGTCGTCTACGACGACCTGCCCGTCGGCGCGGCCTGCACGATCACCGAGACCGAGGACGGCGGGGCGTCCGCGTCGACCATGACGATCACGGCCGAGGGCGGCGCCCCCGTCGAGACGGACGGCCCGTCGGCCGACGTCGTCGTGACGCCCGTCGATGCGCAGGGGGCGCCCACCACGGTGGGCGTCGTCGCGACGAACACGTTCGACCTCGGGTCGCTCGTGGTCGACAAGGTCGTCGACGGTGACGGGGCCGCGCTGTACGGCGCCGGACCGTTCGAGGTGTCGCTCGCGTGCACCTTCGACGGCCAGGCGGTCGACATCCCCGGCGGCGCCGCGCGCGAGCTCGTCCCGGGCGAGCCCGTCGAGTACGACGGCCTGCCCGTCGGCGCGCAGTGCGAGGTCACCGAGACCGCGACGGGCGGCGCGACCACCACCGCGGTCTCCGCCGTGGGGGAGGGCGAGCCGGGCGCCGTCGTCGTCCCGGCAGGAGACGCAGGGGGCGTCACCGTGACGAACACGTTCGACGTCGGTGAGGTCCGCGTCGTCAAGACGTTGTCCGGTGCCGACGCCGCCGAGCACCGGGGGGACGTCTTCACCGTCTCGCTCGCGTGCACCCAGGAGGTCGACGGCGTCACGGCCGACGTCGCGATTCCCGGTGGTCCGACGCGTACGCTCTCGGCCGCCGACGGCTGGGTCGCGGTGTACGAGGACCTCCCGCAGGGGGCCGCGTGCGTCGTGGCCGAGACGGACGCGGGCAGCGCGGACACCGTGCAGATCGTCGTCGACGGCGAGAGCACGCTCACGGACCCCTCGGCGACCGTCCCGGAGTCGGTCGAGTTCGACCTCCCTGTGGGGCCGGACGTCTGCGAGCCCGTCGAGGTCGTCAACACGTGGTCGCCGACGAGCAGTGGCATGGGCGGCGGGACGGCGGTCCACGACGCGCTGACGACGGCCCTCTCGCCCGCCGACGCGGCGGTCGCGGCCGGCTGCGCCCAGGCGGCAACCGGCGACGTACTGCCCGGGACCGGGGCCGATCTCGCCCGGGCCGGTGCACTGGTCGCGATGCTGCTCGTGCTCGGGACGGCCGCGCTCGTGCTCGGGCGCCGGCG
This region of Oerskovia jenensis genomic DNA includes:
- a CDS encoding DUF5979 domain-containing protein translates to MRARRAWAATGAVLLALPLALVPAIPAAAADWGISKQEVSQGPYEPGDDVQWIITISCSDPNADPCTNAVLTDPLPDGLDLVAASIQSGPPGGEIDADTGTNTVTYTNPEVSNGAQAQIIVTARVSPDLPFSADGVPITNTATVVADNAAQQPASDSITPVVPLVLGSTTTKAIDPPGALAAPGTTATMTIGATNTSNDPVDTLVLQDPVDPTATPNPFTYLEYTGTGTVVLPPNADTVTTQYWDGDSWETLDDTVDPATVQGLRYTFSGDIQPGATASVPVQVQQSDAVDDLTDATTITNDASSYVTHTGAQSTATTASDTYVITPPDNSVAASKSFSPTTVSAGDPTTVTIGATNTGTAVDSLTITEPAPGTDNPFEGDDPLTFTGFGPTGDGTGVQWPSGANGATVTFTCADGSTPEVDASAPNTLPNPPDGCVVVGFTVVFTGDLPNGASASIPFTADTDPDQTTDDVTHTNTIEATVPSADPATAPADLVTLVDRLATSTTKLMSPSTIPAVPGQSVIVQLPSQLLPFGPDGSTANADQVVVQDPVDPANPGEFWSNFTATAVRTTDVPAGSTLTVNYWNGSAWVPAPACGPYTGPATVSCELPAGAQGVQFVYDSTGDGFPPGTQFQPNFTADYTGPADRDTPIENCGASSASSGTVDPTPPAQGCASVDPFPVDGPGALEFVTKDFLGGTPPSVLARSDDQVTAQITWSTNGFSGVDPMVISDIADPQSTPIAGSFYDAFDLVRVEAIDTTTDPLISYDQVTGVELFIGGTWVPASGDPCPCVGSFPGYTLTPAEQASATSVRLTYEESPDRTTTGDPTAPQPGDGVARSTLADGRHLDLTFQVRDVKRSDPAAPVLGSTQGTLYNSTDPGIVLDTVRATGTFDTNQYTDTDTADVLIIDQPLNVTVAKDWTGGPISVPPSDTPAQFYPTTDVTIAGTNASAAKVSQLRLVEPGIATSGDVQTAPGTKPFDAFTLRAIALEPPEGAETTTVTLTYLGGSTASFTEAEAEALTTGDLADVVGVVTSFDGLVAPGASGSMDLTLQLRENDRYTAAPVTVAGYSPVPDGAVATIADPGGTDQDVRLAYDDASMVLQDAGIALDVGKTFDPTQIVEPGTGPVTMTLSGQPLGPSRAVEMVLVDDDPRFWNQYDFDAFAGAALTAPIQQVRVDAFTGGEFVTGPGGVVVNGGSWVLGDEVATFELPDGVAPADVQGLRFTFSRSDGSIWENPANPLQSVPISVERRDQMRTGGPVLTDLAANAPAPGESAPGVATNTVDGTVTGADLVVDPGSGDLVPVSATDTETAPLVYVHATNGVQVVKAFDGVVTGGTQPPDATFPMSIAVTNTGNRAIGELVVEDAPMPTDAQGAQLRLADVDDPYSYLLTGPPLAPEEGDPLPVDPDEVTVTQTGDLLGLRFAFPEGTVLGVGQTYTITVLVRFRVGLAPQTLVTNTAGATADRPWDQCQTRLDAQTGACEADADVTPIPAGVLAQSKLVRATNGDALDVIVDPAYTGPPVECTPLPTGLYAYPCTPVIAPGHEETWHVRIDNVGNLPMSKIVAYDRLPAVGDTGSSSSTSPRGSQWTPILTNDPPPALVNAPEGSTASFSYTTAVDYCMDDLTDPLAEPTCPTDDPATGWVQLTGTEDAALLATVTALKFVITFPDADPFQPGEYVAIEGTTLTPALAPEAGDRSIAWNSAAASAVVVTPQGNLNLLPTEGTKVGVATATGSLEVTKRVAGAGAANAPATFDLSVQCTSAPGTPVETVLDPIPITVARNTPVTVPNLPYGAVCTLTEDGSGGQTELIVGTVTIGESPDVTAITATNRYDLASIEVSKDVVTDAEDQDGQPVPFGPFEVTVDCTFLGEPVYATGYGPDDPMVIEIEDDQTVELDGLPVGAVCTVEETGTGNASSVTITVTQHAGPPVTTPGASTTLTLGADTDDGASTNDVVLTNTYDVGGLDLLKVVEGQGATTYGAGPFTLAVRCTFDDDGTGPGVPRIVYDDTVVLGVGAPLEAQIADLPAGAVCDVTEPDDGGATSTSIDPSPVTVAAGTTVAVTATNTFDVGAVSVDKVVDGEGADLYGAGPFTVTLTCTADGEPLTVPGGPTRTLVPGTPVVYDDLPVGAACTITETEDGGASASTMTITAEGGAPVETDGPSADVVVTPVDAQGAPTTVGVVATNTFDLGSLVVDKVVDGDGAALYGAGPFEVSLACTFDGQAVDIPGGAARELVPGEPVEYDGLPVGAQCEVTETATGGATTTAVSAVGEGEPGAVVVPAGDAGGVTVTNTFDVGEVRVVKTLSGADAAEHRGDVFTVSLACTQEVDGVTADVAIPGGPTRTLSAADGWVAVYEDLPQGAACVVAETDAGSADTVQIVVDGESTLTDPSATVPESVEFDLPVGPDVCEPVEVVNTWSPTSSGMGGGTAVHDALTTALSPADAAVAAGCAQAATGDVLPGTGADLARAGALVAMLLVLGTAALVLGRRRDA